The following are from one region of the Camelus ferus isolate YT-003-E chromosome 13, BCGSAC_Cfer_1.0, whole genome shotgun sequence genome:
- the TRIM63 gene encoding E3 ubiquitin-protein ligase TRIM63 isoform X2, giving the protein MDYKSNLIQDGNPMENLEKQLICPICLEMFTKPVVILPCQHNLCRKCANDIFQAANPYWTNRVGSVSMSGGRFRCPSCRHEVIMDRHGVYGLQRNLLVENIIDIYKQECSSRPLQKGNHPMCKEHEDEKINIYCLTCEMPTCSMCKVFGAHKACEVAPLQSVFQGQKTELSNCISMLVAGNDRVQTIITQLEDSCRMTKENSHQVKEELSQKFDVLYAILDEKKSELLQRITREQEEKLSFIEALIQQYREQLDKSTKLVETAIQSLDEPGGAIFLLSAKQLIRSIVEASKGCQLGKIEQGFENMDYFTLDLEHIGDTLRAIDFGTDEEEEEFLEEEDQEEEESTERKEEGHQ; this is encoded by the exons ATGGATTATAAGTCAAACCTGATCCAGGATGGGAACCCCATGGAGAACCTGGAGAAGCAGCTGATCTGCCCCATCTGCCTGGAGATGTTTACCAAGCCGGTGGTCATCTTGCCATGTCAGCACAACCTCTGCCGGAAGTGTGCCAATGACATCTTCCAG GCTGCCAATCCTTACTGGACCAACCGAGTTGGCTCAGTGTCCATGTCCGGAGGCCGTTTCCGTTGCCCCTCTTGCCGCCATGAAGTGATCATGGACCGTCACGGAGTCTATGGCCTGCAGAGGAATCTGCTGGTGGAGAACATTATTGACATCTACAAGCAGGAGTGCTCCAG TCGGCCCCTGCAGAAGGGCAACCACCCCATGTGCAAGGAGCACGAAGATGAGAAAATCAACATCTACTGCCTCACATGTGAAATGCCCACGTGTTCCATGTGCAAGGTGTTTGGGGCCCACAAGGCCTGCGAGGTAGCCCCACTGCAGAGTGTCTTCCAGGGTCAAAAG ACTGAGCTGAGTAACTGTATCTCCATGCTGGTGGCGGGGAATGACCGTGTGCAGACCATCATCACTCAGCTGGAGGACTCCTGTCGGATGACCAAG GAGAACAGTCACCAGGTGAAGGAAGAGCTGAGCCAGAAGTTTGATGTGCTGTATGCCATCCTGGATGAGAAGAAGAGTGAGCTGCTGCAGCGGATCACGcgggagcaggaggagaagctCAGCTTCATCGAGGCCCTCATCCAGCAGTACCGGGAGCAACTGGACAAGTCCACCAAGCTGGTGGAAACAGCCATCCAGTCCCTGGACGAGCCTGGGGGGGCCATCTTCCTCTTG AGTGCCAAGCAACTCATCAGAAG CATTGTGGAAGCTTCCAAGGGTTGCCAGCTGGGGAAGATAGAGCAGGGCTTTGAAAACATGGACTACTTTACTTTGGACTTAGAGCATATAGGAGATACCCTGAGGGCCATTGACTTTGGGACAG atgaggaagaggaagaattcCTTGAAGAAGAagatcaggaagaggaggagtccacagagaggaaggaagaag gGCACCAATAA
- the TRIM63 gene encoding E3 ubiquitin-protein ligase TRIM63 isoform X1 has protein sequence MDYKSNLIQDGNPMENLEKQLICPICLEMFTKPVVILPCQHNLCRKCANDIFQAANPYWTNRVGSVSMSGGRFRCPSCRHEVIMDRHGVYGLQRNLLVENIIDIYKQECSSRPLQKGNHPMCKEHEDEKINIYCLTCEMPTCSMCKVFGAHKACEVAPLQSVFQGQKTELSNCISMLVAGNDRVQTIITQLEDSCRMTKENSHQVKEELSQKFDVLYAILDEKKSELLQRITREQEEKLSFIEALIQQYREQLDKSTKLVETAIQSLDEPGGAIFLLSAKQLIRSIVEASKGCQLGKIEQGFENMDYFTLDLEHIGDTLRAIDFGTDEEEEEFLEEEDQEEEESTERKEEGKKSVYFLSFIHSFSDNVRFLLNAEGCA, from the exons ATGGATTATAAGTCAAACCTGATCCAGGATGGGAACCCCATGGAGAACCTGGAGAAGCAGCTGATCTGCCCCATCTGCCTGGAGATGTTTACCAAGCCGGTGGTCATCTTGCCATGTCAGCACAACCTCTGCCGGAAGTGTGCCAATGACATCTTCCAG GCTGCCAATCCTTACTGGACCAACCGAGTTGGCTCAGTGTCCATGTCCGGAGGCCGTTTCCGTTGCCCCTCTTGCCGCCATGAAGTGATCATGGACCGTCACGGAGTCTATGGCCTGCAGAGGAATCTGCTGGTGGAGAACATTATTGACATCTACAAGCAGGAGTGCTCCAG TCGGCCCCTGCAGAAGGGCAACCACCCCATGTGCAAGGAGCACGAAGATGAGAAAATCAACATCTACTGCCTCACATGTGAAATGCCCACGTGTTCCATGTGCAAGGTGTTTGGGGCCCACAAGGCCTGCGAGGTAGCCCCACTGCAGAGTGTCTTCCAGGGTCAAAAG ACTGAGCTGAGTAACTGTATCTCCATGCTGGTGGCGGGGAATGACCGTGTGCAGACCATCATCACTCAGCTGGAGGACTCCTGTCGGATGACCAAG GAGAACAGTCACCAGGTGAAGGAAGAGCTGAGCCAGAAGTTTGATGTGCTGTATGCCATCCTGGATGAGAAGAAGAGTGAGCTGCTGCAGCGGATCACGcgggagcaggaggagaagctCAGCTTCATCGAGGCCCTCATCCAGCAGTACCGGGAGCAACTGGACAAGTCCACCAAGCTGGTGGAAACAGCCATCCAGTCCCTGGACGAGCCTGGGGGGGCCATCTTCCTCTTG AGTGCCAAGCAACTCATCAGAAG CATTGTGGAAGCTTCCAAGGGTTGCCAGCTGGGGAAGATAGAGCAGGGCTTTGAAAACATGGACTACTTTACTTTGGACTTAGAGCATATAGGAGATACCCTGAGGGCCATTGACTTTGGGACAG atgaggaagaggaagaattcCTTGAAGAAGAagatcaggaagaggaggagtccacagagaggaaggaagaaggtaaGAAATCTGTCtacttcctttcattcattcattcattcagtgataACGTGAGATTCCTACTGAATGCAGAGGGCTGTGCTTGA